One Actinospica robiniae DSM 44927 genomic region harbors:
- a CDS encoding class I adenylate-forming enzyme family protein has translation MPGDKTPNLRALLAADPDLGAGTVLATRVRLGVNLDEPRVFFDTEVDGHPAWAPFTVRELDHAVRARAAALHARGVRPGDPVAVHVGSAADNVLMFLALTRLGAVPALLNPNLDGETAAAYIRGLRASGVLLDAAHLAAIGDRPLGAPVLADVAETADGDPDAAPEQHPYWSGDPVAITHSSGTTGMPKAVVHSHASLHAAIRHRLALPAAQGADRVLSALPSPHAATLIAVNQALSTDASIAHVSAQTGPAVLDAIESWRPHGVFGFASTWADMAGHDLASRDLDSVSLWWNTGDCAHEAHIRRLVAVGSRVVARPGGRVREPGSVFIDGLGSSEMGHSHFFLSHTPDSERYGRCVGRPHTFVDCEVFDPHGRALGPNEIGELGTKSPTLALGYWNDSVTTFRTRLRGYFLTGDLMYRDEDGYYYHVDRLVDAVDVGDGRRLYTARSEERVLAACPDVLDCTVVAFRDGDRAIADVLLCLVEGADEKRDRRAEVAAALDETTAEALRDVIVVDEGSLPLGPTGKVRKVLLRRRHLEGHLLEGQLLEGQGVR, from the coding sequence ATGCCCGGCGACAAGACCCCGAACCTGCGTGCCCTGCTAGCTGCCGACCCCGACCTGGGCGCGGGCACGGTGCTCGCCACCCGCGTCCGCCTCGGGGTGAATCTCGATGAGCCGCGCGTCTTCTTCGACACGGAGGTGGACGGACACCCGGCCTGGGCGCCGTTCACGGTGCGCGAGCTGGACCACGCGGTGCGCGCCAGGGCCGCGGCCCTGCACGCCCGGGGAGTACGGCCGGGCGATCCGGTCGCCGTGCACGTGGGCAGCGCCGCCGACAATGTCCTGATGTTCTTGGCGCTCACCCGGCTCGGCGCCGTCCCCGCATTGCTCAATCCGAACCTGGACGGGGAGACCGCCGCAGCGTACATCAGGGGCCTGCGTGCCTCCGGAGTGCTGCTCGACGCCGCCCATCTGGCCGCGATCGGCGACCGGCCGCTCGGCGCGCCGGTGCTCGCGGACGTGGCCGAAACCGCGGACGGCGATCCGGATGCCGCCCCCGAGCAGCACCCGTACTGGTCGGGCGATCCGGTCGCGATCACGCACTCGTCGGGAACGACCGGCATGCCGAAGGCCGTCGTCCACTCGCACGCGAGTCTCCACGCGGCGATCCGGCACCGGCTCGCACTTCCGGCCGCGCAGGGTGCGGATCGGGTACTCAGTGCCCTGCCGTCCCCGCACGCGGCCACCCTCATCGCGGTCAACCAGGCTCTGAGCACAGATGCCTCGATCGCCCACGTGTCCGCGCAGACCGGCCCCGCCGTGCTCGACGCGATCGAGTCCTGGCGCCCACACGGCGTATTCGGCTTCGCTTCCACGTGGGCTGACATGGCGGGCCACGACCTCGCCTCGCGCGACCTCGACTCGGTGTCGCTGTGGTGGAACACCGGCGACTGCGCGCACGAAGCGCACATCCGCCGCCTGGTCGCGGTCGGATCGCGCGTCGTCGCGCGGCCCGGTGGCCGCGTCCGCGAGCCAGGGTCCGTATTCATCGACGGACTCGGATCGAGCGAGATGGGCCACTCGCACTTCTTCCTCAGCCACACCCCCGACAGCGAGCGCTACGGCCGCTGCGTGGGGCGCCCGCATACCTTCGTGGACTGCGAGGTCTTCGACCCTCATGGACGAGCGCTCGGTCCGAACGAGATCGGCGAGCTGGGCACCAAGTCGCCGACGCTCGCACTCGGCTACTGGAACGACTCCGTCACCACGTTCCGCACCCGTCTGCGCGGCTACTTCCTGACCGGCGACCTGATGTACCGGGACGAGGACGGCTACTACTACCACGTCGATCGGCTCGTGGACGCGGTGGACGTCGGCGACGGACGGCGGCTCTACACGGCGCGGTCCGAGGAGCGGGTGCTGGCGGCATGCCCGGACGTGCTCGACTGCACGGTGGTGGCCTTCCGCGACGGAGATCGCGCCATCGCCGACGTGCTGCTGTGCCTGGTCGAAGGCGCGGATGAGAAGCGTGACCGGCGAGCGGAGGTCGCGGCTGCTCTCGACGAGACTACAGCAGAGGCCTTACGCGACGTCATCGTCGTCGACGAGGGCTCGCTCCCGCTCGGGCCGACCGGCAAGGTACGCAAGGTCCTGCTACGCCGTCGGCACCTCGAAGGACATTTGCTCGAGGGGCAACTCCTCGAAGGGCAGGGAGTGCGGTGA
- a CDS encoding beta-ketoacyl-[acyl-carrier-protein] synthase family protein, with protein sequence MSRAATVTGIGLVTPLGRKPEEFFDALLSGRSGLSRPPEGHPLEGWLEAAGISPNVDATEVLPPTEGRSVDRFALLALAAARDALADADIEVGRDVDPRRAAVVVSSGGGGMETYEAAAQRRMRSGRPGVSPYLLPGMLPNMAAARIAIRHGIRGHSAAIATACAAGAQSIAEGLRLIRDGLADVVVCGGTDTPLHPTIAAAFRNARALAEGWPTPEAASRPFDARRNGFVLGEGAAVLVIERTEHADARGAAGYADLIGWGASTDAFHPTSPRPDGEGAIDCMSAALRDGDRDATDIGYVNAHGTGTKRGDAAEALAIREVFGSHEPAVSSIKGATGHLLGASGAAEAAACVLALSREALPPTLNLDEPDPDCAPLDHVRGAARTGQVHHALSNSFAFGGHNLSLLFGPPGTRADRRPKGVTT encoded by the coding sequence GTGAGCCGGGCCGCCACCGTCACCGGGATCGGCCTGGTCACCCCGCTCGGGCGCAAACCGGAAGAGTTCTTCGACGCCCTGCTCTCCGGTCGCAGCGGCCTGAGTCGTCCGCCGGAAGGCCATCCGCTGGAGGGCTGGCTGGAGGCCGCCGGCATCTCGCCGAACGTGGACGCCACCGAGGTGCTCCCGCCGACGGAAGGCCGCTCGGTGGACCGCTTCGCGCTGCTTGCCCTGGCTGCGGCCCGCGACGCCCTCGCGGACGCGGACATCGAGGTCGGGCGGGACGTCGATCCGCGCCGGGCCGCCGTCGTGGTCTCCAGCGGAGGCGGCGGCATGGAGACGTACGAGGCGGCGGCGCAGCGGCGGATGCGCTCGGGTCGGCCCGGAGTCAGCCCCTACCTGCTTCCCGGCATGCTGCCCAACATGGCCGCGGCCCGGATCGCGATCCGGCACGGCATCCGCGGCCACAGCGCGGCGATCGCCACCGCGTGCGCGGCCGGGGCTCAGTCGATCGCCGAAGGGCTGCGGCTGATCCGAGACGGCTTGGCCGACGTGGTGGTGTGCGGCGGCACCGACACGCCGCTGCATCCGACCATCGCCGCGGCCTTCCGCAACGCCCGCGCCTTGGCCGAGGGGTGGCCGACGCCGGAGGCGGCCAGCCGGCCGTTCGACGCGCGCCGCAACGGATTCGTGCTCGGCGAGGGCGCGGCTGTGCTGGTGATCGAACGCACGGAGCACGCCGACGCGCGCGGCGCCGCCGGATACGCGGACCTGATCGGCTGGGGTGCGTCCACCGACGCGTTCCATCCGACCTCGCCGCGCCCGGACGGCGAGGGCGCGATCGACTGTATGTCGGCGGCATTGCGCGACGGGGACCGCGACGCCACCGACATCGGGTACGTCAACGCGCACGGTACCGGCACCAAACGGGGAGACGCGGCTGAGGCGCTGGCGATACGGGAGGTCTTCGGATCGCACGAACCGGCGGTCAGCTCGATCAAGGGCGCCACCGGGCACCTGCTCGGCGCCTCGGGGGCGGCCGAGGCCGCGGCGTGCGTGCTCGCGCTCAGCCGCGAAGCGCTGCCGCCCACGCTCAACCTGGACGAGCCGGATCCGGACTGCGCGCCGTTGGACCACGTGCGCGGCGCGGCCAGAACCGGACAGGTGCACCACGCGCTGTCGAACTCCTTCGCCTTCGGGGGCCACAACCTCAGCCTGCTGTTCGGCCCGCCCGGGACCCGCGCGGACAGGCGACCCAAGGGAGTAACCACGTGA